A stretch of DNA from Mycobacterium senriense:
TCGTCGCGCTGAAATACCCCGGCGGCGTCGTGCTCGCCGGCGACCGGCGTTCGACGCAGGGCAACATGATCGCCGGGCGTGACGTCAAGAAGGTGTACATCACCGACGACTACACCGCCACCGGCATCGCCGGCACCGCCGCCATCGCGGTCGAGTTCGCCCGCCTTTATGCGGTGGAACTCGAGCATTACGAAAAGCTCGAAGGCGTGCCGCTCACGTTCGCCGGCAAGGTGAACCGGCTGGCGATCATGGTGCGCGGAAACCTGGCGGCCGCAATGCAGGGCCTGATCGCGTTGCCGTTGCTGGCGGGCTACGACATCGACGCGCCCGATCCCGAAGGCGCCGGCCGCATCGTGTCTTTCGACGCCGCCGGCGGCTGGAACCTGGAAGAGGAGGGCTACCAGTCGGTGGGGTCGGGCTCGATCTTCGCCAAGTCGTCGATGAAGAAGTTGTACTCGCAGGTCACCGACGCCGACTCCGCGGTGCGGGTCGCGATCGAGGCGCTCTACGACGCGGCCGATGACGATTCCGCCACCGGCGGACCGGATCTGGTGCGCGGGATCTATCCCACCGCGGTCACCATCGGCGCCGAAGGCGCGCTGGAAGTACCGGAGGCACGCATCGCCGAATTGGCCCGCGAAGTGATCCAAAGCCGTTCGCGCGCTGACACTTTCGGCCCCGATGGTGGTGAGAAGTGAGCTTCCCGTATTTCATCTCACCTGAGCAGGCGATGCGCGAGCGCAGCGAGCTCGCGCGTAAAGGCATCGCCCGGGGCAAGAGCGTGGTTGCCCTGGTCTACGCCGGTGGTGTGCTCTTCGTCGCGGAGAACCCGTCACGGTCGTTGCAGAAGATCAGCGAACTCTACGACCGCGTCGGCTTCGCGGCCGCCGGCAAGTTCAACGAATTCGACAACTTGCGCCGTGGCGGAATCCAATTCGCCGACACCCGCGGCTACGCCTACGACCGCCGCGACGTCACGGGCCGCCAGCTGGCCTATGTCTACGCGCAGACCCTGGGCAGCATTTTCACCGAGCAGGCCAAGCCCTACGAGGTGGAATTGTGTGTCGCCGAGGTCGCGCACTACGGCGAGAGCAAACCACCTGAGCTGTACCGGATTACCTACGACGGATCGATCGCGGACGAGCCGCATTTCGTCGTGATGGGTGGTACCACCGAGCCGATCGTCACCGCGCTGAAGGATTCGTATGCGGAGAACGCCGATCTGCGGGAGGCGACCCACATCGCCGTGAAGGCGCTGCGGGCCGGCAGCGAGGCGTCCAACGGCGACCAGTCCACCCTCGACGTGGGCAGCCTGGAAGTCGCCATCTTGGATGTCAACCGGCCGCGACGGGCCTTCCGGCGGATCAATCGCGCGACCCTGGAGAATTTGCTGCGCGAGCTGGATTCCAACGGCTCGGAAGGCGGCGGCGAACCGTCCGAGTCTGACGGCGACTCCTCCGCATAGACCCCAACCGCCGCCCACATTCGACCGGTGCTGATGGCTCAGGTGGTGCGAAAGGTGCGGGTGAGCTAGTTCGCGGCCAGGGCGTCGGTGCGGGCGGCCGGGTGGTTCACCGCGCCCCGCGCGGCCGCTCACCGTTCGACGGGAAACTTCGTCGAACCGATACGCGCGGCTTGCTCACCGTCCCGGTCGGACAGCAAGTACCCTCGATTACGTGCAGCGACGAATCATGGGCATCGAGACCGAGTTCGGCGTGACGTGCACGTTCCACGGCCACCGCCGGCTCAGCCCGGATGAGGTCGCCCGCTACCTGTTCCGTCGCGTCGTGTCCTGGGGCCGCAGCTCCAACGTCTTCCTGCGTAACGGCGCCCGCCTGTATCTCGACGTGGGTAGCCACCCCGAGTACGCCACCGCCGAGTGCGACAGCCTGGTACAGCTGGTCACCCACGACCGCGCCGGCGAGTGGGTGCTGGAGGACCTGCTGGTCGACGCCGAGCAGCGGCTCGCCGACGAGGGCATCGGCGGTGACATCTACCTATTCAAGAACAACACCGATTCAGCGGGCAACTCGTACGGGTGCCACGAGAACTACCTGATCGTGCGGGCCGGCGAGTTCTCCCGGATCTCCGACGTGCTGCTGCCGTTTCTGGTCACCCGCCAACTGATCTGCGGGGCCGGCAAGGTATTGCAGACCCCCAAGGCCGCGACGTTCTGCCTCTCCCAACGCGCCGAGCACATTTGGGAGGGCGTCTCCTCGGCCACCACCCGCAGCAGGCCGATCATCAACACCCGCGACGAGCCGCACGCCGACGCCGAGAAGTACCGGCGCCTGCACGTGATCGTCGGGGACTCCAACATGTGTGAGACCACCACCATGCTCAAGGTGGGCACGGCCGCGTTGGTGCTGGAGATGATTGAAGCCGGCGTCCCGTTCCGAGACTTCTCGCTGGACAACCCCATCCGCGCCATCCGCGAGGTCAGCCACGACGTCACCGGCCGTCGTCCCGTGCGGCTGGCGGGCGGGCGGCAGGCCAGCGCGCTGGACATCCAGCGCGAGTACTACAGCCGGGCCGTCGAGCACCTGCAGACCCGGGAGCCCAACGCGCAGATCGAGCAGATCGTCGACCTGTGGGGCCGCCAGCTCGACGCGGTCGAGAGCCAGGACTTCGCCAAGGTCGACACCGAGATCGATTGGGTGATCAAGCGCAAGCTCTTCCAGCGCTACCAGGACCGCTACAACATGGAGCTGTCCGACCCGAAGATCGCGCAGCTGGACCTCGCCTACCACGACATCAAGCGCGGACGTGGCGTCTTCGATCTGCTACAGCGCAAGGGGCTGGCCACGCGCGTCACCACCGACGAGGAGATTGCCGAAGCCGTCGACAACCCGCCGCAGACCACCAGGGCGCGGCTGCGCGGCGAGTTCATCAGCGCGGCCCAGGCCGCCGGCCGGGACTTCACCGTCGACTGGGTGCACCTCAAGCTCAACGACCAGGCCCAGCGCACCGTGCTGTGCAAGGACCCCTTCCGGGCGGTCGACGAGCGGGTCAAGCGCCTGATCGCGAGCATGTAGCCGCACGTCGGCTCGGCAACCGTCACATCGGCCCGCCGGCACGGACCTGGCCGCATTGAATACCGCGACGCGAACGGCCGCGGAAGCGCCGGACGAGGTCCATCGAATAATCTGGAGCCAATGGCGACGTCAAAAGTCGAGCGGTTGGTCAATCTGGTCATCGCCCTGCTATCCACCCGCGGCTACATATCGGCGGAGAAGATCAGGTCGAGCGTGGCGGGTTACTCGGACAGCGTCAGCGCCGAGGCGTTCTCGCGCATGTTCGAGCGGGACAAGAACGAGCTGCGCGACCTCGGCATCCCGCTCGAGGTCGGCCGGGCGTCGGCCTGGGACCCCACCGAGGGCTACCGGATCAACCGTGACGCCTACTCGCTCGCGCCGGTCGACCTGACCCCCGACGAGGCGGCGGCGGTGGCCGTGGCGACCCAGTTGTGGGAGTCACCGGAACTCATCACCGCGACCCAGGGCGCGCTGCTCAAACTGCGCGCGGCCGGCGTCGACGTCGATCCGGACGCGCCGGTCGCCATCGCGTCGCCGGCCGGGGTGCCGGGCCTGCGGGGGTCGGAGGAGGTCCTCGGAATCCTGTTGTCGGCCATCGATTCCCGCCAGGCCGTGCAGTTTCCGCACCGGCCGTCCCGGGCCGAGCCGTACGCCACCCGCACCGTCGAGCCCTGGGGCGTGGTAACCGAGAAGGGCCGTTGGTACCTGGTGGGCCACGACCGCGACCGCGACGCGACCCGCACCTTCCGTCTCTCCCGGATCGGCCCGGACGTCACACCGATCGGCCCGCCGGGCACCGTCACCGTGCCGAAAGACGTTGACCTGCGCAAGATCGTGGCCCAGACCGTCACCGACGTGTCGGCGCCGACCGTCGGACAGGCCCGGGTATGGGTGGCCGACGGGCGGGCCACCGCGCTACGGCGTGCCGGCAGGCCCGTCGAAGCGCGCCAATTCGGCGGTCGCGGCGGCGAGGTGATCGAGCTCGACATCAGGTCCGCCGATCAGCTGGCCCGTGACATCGCCGGCTACGGAGCCGACGCCCTGGTGCTCGAACCGCAGTCGCTGCGCGACGACGTGCTCGCCCGGCTGCGCGCGCATGCGGGCGCGGACGCCGTCGGTGCGGGGCAACCGCCTGGCCGCGGGGGAGTGTCCGCATGACCCCCATCTCCACCCGCCTGATCCGGCTGCTCAACATGGTGCCGTATTTCCAGGCCAATCCGCGGGTCACCCGGGCCAAGGCCGCCGCCGATCTCGGCGTCTCGGCCAAGCAGCTGGAAGAAGACCTCAACCAGCTGTGGATGTGCGGTCTGCCCGGCTATTTCCCCGGCGACCTCATCGATTTCCAGTTCTCCGGGGACACCATCGAGGTGACGTTCTCCGCGGGCATCGACCGCCCGCTAAGGCTCACCTCGCCGGAGGCCACCGGACTGCTGGTGGCGTTGCGTGCGCTGGCCGACATCCCCGGCGTCGTCGACCCGGAAGCTGCGCGCAGCGCCATCGCCAAGATCGAGGGTGCTGCGGGAGCCCTCGGACACGACGCCACCCATGCGGCGTCGGCCGTCGACGAGCCCGCGCCGGTGGAGAACCGCGCCACTGCCGCGGTGCGCGCGGCCGTCCAGTCCAGGCACGCGCTGACCATCGACTACTACTCCGCCTCGCACGACACCCTGACCAGC
This window harbors:
- the prcA gene encoding proteasome subunit alpha — translated: MSFPYFISPEQAMRERSELARKGIARGKSVVALVYAGGVLFVAENPSRSLQKISELYDRVGFAAAGKFNEFDNLRRGGIQFADTRGYAYDRRDVTGRQLAYVYAQTLGSIFTEQAKPYEVELCVAEVAHYGESKPPELYRITYDGSIADEPHFVVMGGTTEPIVTALKDSYAENADLREATHIAVKALRAGSEASNGDQSTLDVGSLEVAILDVNRPRRAFRRINRATLENLLRELDSNGSEGGGEPSESDGDSSA
- the prcB gene encoding proteasome subunit beta; this translates as MTWPFSNRLSTNSALSRDPAIDLSSFAELLRRQAPELLPASLSGTQSDAATGQLPHGTTIVALKYPGGVVLAGDRRSTQGNMIAGRDVKKVYITDDYTATGIAGTAAIAVEFARLYAVELEHYEKLEGVPLTFAGKVNRLAIMVRGNLAAAMQGLIALPLLAGYDIDAPDPEGAGRIVSFDAAGGWNLEEEGYQSVGSGSIFAKSSMKKLYSQVTDADSAVRVAIEALYDAADDDSATGGPDLVRGIYPTAVTIGAEGALEVPEARIAELAREVIQSRSRADTFGPDGGEK
- a CDS encoding helix-turn-helix transcriptional regulator, with protein sequence MTPISTRLIRLLNMVPYFQANPRVTRAKAAADLGVSAKQLEEDLNQLWMCGLPGYFPGDLIDFQFSGDTIEVTFSAGIDRPLRLTSPEATGLLVALRALADIPGVVDPEAARSAIAKIEGAAGALGHDATHAASAVDEPAPVENRATAAVRAAVQSRHALTIDYYSASHDTLTSRVVDPIRVLLIGGQSYLEGWSREAEGVRLFRFDRIVDASELDEPAAPPEPALHAPPDTSLFDGDPALPSAKLRVAPAASWMLEYYPMRDVRELPDGSCEAVMTYASEDWMTRLVLGFGADVQVLQPASLAQRVRDAAAAAVTSYEALS
- a CDS encoding helix-turn-helix transcriptional regulator, which gives rise to MATSKVERLVNLVIALLSTRGYISAEKIRSSVAGYSDSVSAEAFSRMFERDKNELRDLGIPLEVGRASAWDPTEGYRINRDAYSLAPVDLTPDEAAAVAVATQLWESPELITATQGALLKLRAAGVDVDPDAPVAIASPAGVPGLRGSEEVLGILLSAIDSRQAVQFPHRPSRAEPYATRTVEPWGVVTEKGRWYLVGHDRDRDATRTFRLSRIGPDVTPIGPPGTVTVPKDVDLRKIVAQTVTDVSAPTVGQARVWVADGRATALRRAGRPVEARQFGGRGGEVIELDIRSADQLARDIAGYGADALVLEPQSLRDDVLARLRAHAGADAVGAGQPPGRGGVSA
- the pafA gene encoding Pup--protein ligase, with amino-acid sequence MQRRIMGIETEFGVTCTFHGHRRLSPDEVARYLFRRVVSWGRSSNVFLRNGARLYLDVGSHPEYATAECDSLVQLVTHDRAGEWVLEDLLVDAEQRLADEGIGGDIYLFKNNTDSAGNSYGCHENYLIVRAGEFSRISDVLLPFLVTRQLICGAGKVLQTPKAATFCLSQRAEHIWEGVSSATTRSRPIINTRDEPHADAEKYRRLHVIVGDSNMCETTTMLKVGTAALVLEMIEAGVPFRDFSLDNPIRAIREVSHDVTGRRPVRLAGGRQASALDIQREYYSRAVEHLQTREPNAQIEQIVDLWGRQLDAVESQDFAKVDTEIDWVIKRKLFQRYQDRYNMELSDPKIAQLDLAYHDIKRGRGVFDLLQRKGLATRVTTDEEIAEAVDNPPQTTRARLRGEFISAAQAAGRDFTVDWVHLKLNDQAQRTVLCKDPFRAVDERVKRLIASM